The genomic window ttatatatatatattttatttcatttttctccttttttttcttttcttttatttttctttttctttttttacacagATGCAATCCATTGTTATGTCTTCGTAAAAAGTGGCACGTTTCCCACAATTGGCAGTATGGACGttacaagaaaaaatttattttctcacaaAAAGCGAAGTTGATGCCTTGGTTACAATTAACCGATGACATATTATGGTGGAGCGGTGGTGATAGGCTTTGTGGTTTTAGAAGAAGTGAACCACTTAGAGGAACTGTACttgtttttaatgaaaatgatattggAAGCGATATTTGCAAATTTGTTGTTAAAGACGAATATATTGTGTCTGGACATAGGTAAAGGATTTcataaaagtttatattttaacatagaaaaatattgttattatattgttactCTAATTCTAGAGATGGTAGCTTGAAATTTTGGACTAAGGCAAAACGAGGAGATGATCATATTTGCTTCAGTATAGATAGGGCGCACTCATCTGACGTGAATGCTGTAGATAAAATTGGTCAAATTATTGTATCAGGTGCTGGAGATGGGATAGTAAAAGTAAGCGTGTAAAAACTATGTCTTTTGTGAAAGGAAAACTAAATTAGAAAGTCATGCATATTCAGGTTTGGAAATTACCCAATAGAAGATACACCGAACCACCTTTGGCAAGTATAAACGTGAGAGATAGGATATGGTCTGTCGTAGCTGACCCAACAGGATTAAAATTTGCCGTAGGTTCATCTGGAAATGGTGATGGACCACCTCTAAACATATTTGATATTGAATGGTGAATATACTTTaagctttttctttattaaacatttacaatagtaacgtaataatataataatttaattattaatgttaataatatataacaatagagaaatttcattaactttataaatatttaattttgtatttatcaacattttttatatatatatttacaatacggaacaatgatttatctatcttatcaAAGCATGTTTTAGTTGCAGTATATCAGATATAGTAAAGCACAATTGGAGACGAGGAGCAGGAATATTGGACATGGTTTGGGATAATCCATATACTCTACTTACATGTGGATATGATacttatattagaaaatggGATATgaggtaaatataatattatatatttttcgtcttttttcttttttttttttataatcaatattttatttattactgttGTTTTATAGATGTGGAATGTGCGTGTCTTCATGGGCTGATCCTACAAGTGCAACACTCTATTGTATTTCTTCAGATTATCAGCATACTTTAGTCTCCGGAACACAATTTAATTGTAAAGCTGTTTTGTGGGATCAAAGACAGAAACACTATATACAGGTAATACTTTATGTCACTTAAAAATatcttgatatttattaagtaatatttgcaattttttttctttttttctttttttttttttagctttaCTTTATGAATTTACGTATGTCAAGTCCCATTTATAGTATCAGTTTTGATAGTTGTCATCTTTATGGTGCAACAGATCAGCACTTAGCAGAACTTACATTCTCAGGATATTCTTATGAGGAAATTAATTACAGAGAAATGTTGACATATGAATTTGTTCACGTTTAGTTTTACGACCatgataatatgtaaattacgagaaatttttaataatttgtacaATTTCTTAATGACTAAATATGcctgatcgaaagaaaaatttataattgtaaacgtgttaaaataaaaaattttaaaagtatGTTTAAACAACATCGATGTTTTAAGTGTATGCGTTACATTAATATGTCGTTACTGTTATATAAAACTAATTTCAGAGATGGATCTTCCAAGTTTATGATttcttaaacatttttataatatatcttaaaatataaacaattttataccATACCAcctttaacaataatatacatCAACAATTATTAGTTTAGTAATTGTAAACAGttattagtaattattttaaagccAAGCACGAGTTAAGTATCCGCTTAAGTAACATTTTCCATTGAAGTTATAcacatttgattttataaaaaaaaaaaaaaaaaaaaaaaaaaaaaaaaaaaaaaaaaaaaaaaaaagaaaaaaaagaaaagaaaaaacttatcAGAGCATTGTTCTAATCATATAATTAAGAATACCCCCATGTTGATAATAAGTTAAGTCAACTTCTGTATCAAAACGTACAATAACTTCGAATTGTTTTCCCTGATCAGTTGTCACTGTAATATTTTGACCAGGCTGACAATCATTAGGAAGAATGatgttaaatttttctaaaccGGTTAATCCTAATGATTCCGCATTTTGTCCTGGAAGATATTGTAGTGGTATAATCCCCATTCCTACAAGATTAGAcctattgaaataaaaaaaaaaaaaaaagaaatgcattaGTTATATCATCAATATGGATAAATTATATAGTTCAATTGAATAGACTATAGAGACAAAATTGaagttatcattttataattacctATGAATTCTTTCATAAGATTCAGCTATTATCGCTCGTATACCAAGAAGATACGGTCCCTTTGCAGCCCAATCTCTAGAAGATCCAGAACCATATTCTTTACCGACTAAACATATTAATGGAgtcttatctttcttatacTTTTCTGCAGCATCAAATATATCCatctgaaatatataaatatatatataaagctcgcaatattatcgaatttatggaaattaaataaatacgtaaataatatataatacgagCAATACCTCTTCGTTAGTTGGAATATAAATTGTTCGTGGTCCAGGTTTaccaataaatttattgagtAAACGTATATTTGCAAAAGTTCCTCGCATCATAACGGAATCATTTCCTCTGCGAGAACCATaagaattaaattcttttggtgttaatctataaaagaaaaatatatatatatatgacaaataCAATTATAGATCatgaattatgttttttttttttttttattttttttattttttaataaaaatataattataataaacgtacCCACGACTCGAAAGATATCGCGCTGCTGGAGAATTACGTGCAATACTACCAGCAGGACTAATGTGATCAGTCGTTACAGAATCTCCAAGATTCAAGAGTACACGTGCGTTGGTAATAGATTCTAATTTAGGGATCTCCTaaatcatgtaaaaaaaaaaaaaagtaaataaataaataaaataaaataaaataaaataaataaataaataaagtatatattggaagatataaaagaactgatcaattttttcttagatTCCCATATATAAAAGCCAAAGAAGTGAATAGTTCCATGAATACATACGACGACCCACCTTCTCGAGCTTATCAAAATATGGTGGTTTTTGAATATATGTGGAATTAACATCCCAAGGATATAATTTACCATCAGGAGCTACTAAATTTGCCCAACTGCTGCtacctttttcaattttttcatatacttCTTTAAACATAGCCGGTATAACGTATTTTTGTTCGACATtttgtatttcctttcttGTAGGCCATATATCTTGGAGAAATATAGCCGTTCCATCTTTCTTGTATCCTATTACACAggaataaaacattatttatttacttatttatttatttattattattattattattattattattattattattattattattattattattattattattattattattattaatatcatgatAAAGTCGCATACCCAAGggttctttttcaaaatcaatatCAACAGTGCCAGCAATAGCATATGCGATAACCAGAAGTGGCGATGCCAAATAATTTGCTCGTGTATTTGGATGAATTCTACCCTCGAAATTTCGATTCCCGGACAACACGCCGCAGCATACCAGTTcgttctaaaataaaatattaaatggtCAGAAAAgacgagtagaaaaaaaaaaaaaaaaaaaaatactttcaattgatcaaattttattgaaataccTTTTCTATGGTATTTACTATAACTTCTGGAAGTGGACCACTATTACCAATACAAGTCATACATCCGTAACCGACGTTATCAAAGCccaattttgataaatacgGAATAACTCCGCTTTCTTGAAGATAATACGTTACCACACCAGAACCAGGCGATAATgatgtttttatatatggCGCTACTGTTAATCCAACTTCAACAGCTTTTCTAGCTAAGAGACCTTGAATAAtcgtcgaatatatatatttttttttttttttttttttttttttttttttttttttttttttttttaagtaaaatttgTAGAAAAGAATACTATCGTAGTTTGATTATTTACCTGCTCCTAACATAACACTGGGATTACTAGTATTCGTGCAACTTGTAATTGCCGCAATAACCACCGATCCGTGccttaatttataatcttttccTTCGTACTCGAACATACCGACATTGTCcaatttttccttatttaatCCGTATCCTTTAAATCCTATCTGAAAAgtagaattaatttctttttattttttgtattattattattatttttttttccaaataattatactctttaaaaatataatattattaatataaaataatgtaaattttattgtatcaTTCTAAAAGAGATTTGTACAAGTAACAAAgtaattcataaaaatgaaaaagagaaaagaaataaaattgaaaaaaaaaaaaaaaaagaaaagaaagaaaaagaaaagaaataaatataatagaaaatttggaaaaatttcctttaatGAATGATCTTCAAGATACACAATCAATATTCTATGATCATAAACTTAACGACTAATCACTTTAGAATGATGTTAAATATCTTCATTAAAGAGTCATTAATGAATACAGATTAGAAAATACAATATCCttaccgttattgttattttctcaGGAAAAATACCTTTTAGAAACGAGACGTTCAAAATAATCAAAAGAGATACTTAAATACCGATATAATGTAtagatatttatgaaataattttcatttttcttcaaggtttattttatttcttcttttcaaattttctaagacttttcataataatatttcgttaagTACAGTGTTACTTTAGGAGTATTCTTTCGATTTCATGAAGTTATATCcctaatataaattatcaagaTAGTTAATGTTACTGCTTTAAAAAGGCCTGGCCTTAATAATTTCGTACTTTCACCGAtcgtaaaacgattaaaaaaagaaaaaaaaaaaaaaaaaaaaaaaaaagaaattaattaaaaaaaaaatgcaatataacttgacaatatatttatgacaaaataactttttcttccttccttcaaaATATCCTTTAAACCTTTGATATAGAATGAGATCTAAATCCATtgcaaattgttttaataattttcaaaatgataatacGAATGATCGGATGGTAATTCAAATCTATTAAAGTATGTACGATAAAGTACAAAACGAATACGACAGTCGTTTCGAACGAAATATGTGAACTTtgcaaaattacaaaaaaaaatgtagtatCAGCGATTTCTATTAGGTCGTGATGACTTCTAAAGCTCGACAATTagcgaatgaagaaaaaaaatatttctttaaattaatcttaaagaaatttgtttgtatcgttcagttttctttttttttttttgtttatatattttttttaatatctttataaatatgagaagaagaaacgaaccGTTTACAACAACGTATTTAATaagtacaattaattattatctttcttaattttttgtcTTCCCCCCCACCACCTCCcctaatatttcaatatcatactcaaattataaatttatcagtatgtatttaaattttacattcaTGTAAACTTGAACGATCAAAAGggaagataaaaatacaaatatttcgtcaaatttctaaaaaaaaaaaaaaaaaaaaaaaaaaataaacattattcaaattaatttaaagaacttcgtgttatttcaaaaattttatataaacgtgAAAATATCTAAGAACGATCGAACAAATGGTAAGTCAGCACAGTTAACCGAGGATTCATCAAATATCTTACTATCGTATAagcgtaatattatattggcGTTGagtatgtttaaaaaaaataaaaaataaaaaaaaaaaaagaaaataaaaaggaattgaTCAATAACCTCATTTCAATTACTTGAATTGTCGACTGAtggatcatttaaaaaaattgaaaattcgtACACCTTTTTAAAATGTAAACGATTCCAATGAATCATTGTGCCCAAACTAATGAACGAACATGCACAGTGTTTGCAAGGAGGGGTttgtaaatttgaaatttttgaaattctgACAGTTTGAAGGTAGTATTCTTGACGACATTATTCTTGGGACTTAAGAGGTGGGGGAAGTTGGGCCACGAAGTATAAATTTCGGATCCGTAAGCTAAGGTCTTCAGTATACGAATAACAATGTAGCGCGCATCATATGTAAGCATTTAATAACTCAgctattgtttaattttttcttttttcattttaaaaatcatacttttaacttttaactttaatcttttctgtatttatataaatgattagtgaatatctattttttatttggtcTTCCGAAATTTCGATATACTTTTGAGGAATACAATAAATGGAATTTTATTGTAAGTATTTATTCAACACAACACATATCACGAAAAATATCGCATTAATTGAATGTGAAATTAAgaggattaataaaaaaataaataaataaaaaagaaagaaagaaagaaaaaaattgaagagatTGTCGTTGGGTGAATTCTCTTCCGGTCTGACTAATAAAATGTCTCACCGGGTAGGATTTATCCAAcatctgtctctgtctgttactccaatcataaaatatcaagaatataaatttattgatttgttGTCGGAGACGAAGTATAGATCCAGTGACaaagttataattaaattgtgaCTAGATCGAAATACTCGTCCTCGATGGCAAGAAATTACGCTGAGTGATTGTACTATACTGATTAAATAAAGAAGtcctgtttatttttctttggtaATCTAGCTGTATGGTAAATTTAAGGTCATAAAGCTAGATTAGCGGGATGAAATACATGGGACACAACATCGATGAATTTtcgaatagaagagagaagaaagaagattaattTAGAATGATTTGAGTCTGCGGGAACTATTGCTGTGATATGTTTTTTCATAATGTCATATCACAGCTCTAATTGCCCAGAACCTTTTCatttaatcttcttttaaaatattcaattataatttttatgctAATAATTCATGATCAGAATGAAACTTCTTATtatctaaaaattatattaacatcAGTCCCATATTTTCAAGtatgatataaaacaaatataatttagattGACGAGATTAATTAACCGTCACTGGGTTATATTTGCTCTACATCAGTActgttttattatcatcacatCGCTATAtccttaaatttattattatttattattagaaatatttttattattgtattaatctTACCTTATTGGAAAGACAAGATTGAAAATCTGTCTTCATGTCACGTACAGATACTCGATCGTGAGGTCTTTTTGGGCCACTAACACAGGATACTACAGTATTTAAGTCCAAGTAAATAACTTCAGAGAATATAGGATCTTGatttttatcatcgtaatttCTTAACATACGTACAGCGGACAGATACTTCTCTATTTTCGCAATATGTTCTTCTGATCGATCtacaaaattcataaaaattagaaatatttttaattctttcataacattataatttcaatggaGATCTCttttaacttatatttataataaacatttatgtacatgataagaataatattatttcaatatcttaCTAGTTTGTTTGAGATATGCTAAACTCTCTTTATCCACCGCAAAATATCCAACCGTTGCTCCATACTCAGGACACATATTGGAGATTGTCGCACGATCTGCTATACTCAATTGTGATACACCAGAGCCAAAAAATTCTACAAATTTTCCAACAACACCTACTTGCCGAAGATTCTATAAATATTCAGTTCTTTGTATTTATTAGAAACATTGTATatcatattttgtataattttggaaatattaaattatttacagaCCTTAGTAATAGTAAGTACTAAATCTGTTGAGGTCGCATATTGATTTAAAACACCTTCTAACTTGTAACCAACAACTTTGGGTATTAACATGGATACAGCTTGACCTAGCATAACAGCTTCTGCTTCTATACCTCCAACACCCCATCCAAGGACACCAAGACCATTAATCATAGTCGTGTGTGAATCTGTTCCAACCACACTATCAGGATAAAGAAGACTATTGCTATCAAATACTACCCTGGCTAAATATTCTAAATTCACTTGATGCACAATACCACTTCCTGGTGGTacaattaacatattttcaaatgCTTTCGCTCcccattttaaaaatacaaaacgtTCCTTGTTCCTTTCAAATTCTatgtcttcattttttttcaatgcatCTGAACTACAAATATATAGTTtcttaaatatctattatattatgtataataataatataatatattattattgtattgttAGTATTTGAcatgttatattaaaatttttattgaaataattgaattttaaaatatttttatacaattatttctatataaataattgtcattGTAATtactgataaaaataataattaccttCTAGTAAAATCAACTTGTATAGAGTGATCAATCACAAGATCTGAAGGACAAAttggatttattttatcaggattaccatttaattttttgacaGCATCTCTCATAGCAGCAAAATCTACAACTGCTGGAACTCCAGTAaaatcctataaaaaaaaaaaagaaagagaaaaaacaattgtgtaaaaattgttaataaaaagatatttgaatCTAAAATACTCATTGATTTCAATACGTACTTGTAAAATTACTCTAGACGGTTTGAACGCTATTTCAACTCCTTCAGGAATCGTTTGATTAATCTCCCAATCAAGAAGTTTTTCAACATCCTTTGTTTTCACTTGAAATCCATCGCAATTTCGTACACAACTCTCTAATAAAACCCTTATCGAGAATGGTAGTcggtctaaaaaaaaaaaaaaaaaaaaaaaaattaacaaatattaactatcatattcgtttatattttaataaaaaaattttataatatccaAAAGTTTGatctttcaataatattataaataatattataaataccaTATTTTTCTCCTAATTGAGTAACATCATAATAACGAAGAGTCGGATTATCTTCTAAAGTCTTCAGCAACTGCTTGTAAGGATTTTTATCTGAacataaacgatattaattagtacagttaattaatgtaaaagattaaaatatcgaatttcAATTATGCAGACAGCACCATTATCTTATACagttatataaaacatatacagatattaaaatatcttaaacagttatataaatgtaaataaataaatttattattatattatatattatatatatatatatatatatatatatatatttattccaattttattattactaatataaatgtaaaataatataaaaattatacaattgtATTAACCAGAATACagtcatatattttattttatatttatatataaaagtaatattatgaaatatttaatgtacaaaaaaatatttttaaatatttgacaataaatctatatatcaatgataacTGTCTATTTACCAGATGAATATCtcattcttttaataatacgattaatttgaaatcttctaaatagaaaaaactGCATACCGAGCGCCctcataattttaaatatatctcaaataaatcccttatatatttaataatatacattttaataaaataaatgaataattattgagatatgtcaaaaaaaaaaaaaaataataataataataaataaagaaaatgaaataagattgGTAAACGAATATGAAACTATCAACCCACCAGCCATGACCGCTGTTGCTTCAGTCACGTCGTCCATTCAAACGCAATTGTGATTTTTCATGAcagaataatgaaagaaattaatcagtAACTTTATTGCGTGCACTTTGAAGTGCAACCATTGGTTACACGATCTCCCTCTGGAGAGGAATACAACAAAGCAGAGTTTAAAACATAGATCTTATAACTCGTATGAAGGGGCACTGCTatgtcctttttatttattttttaaattaatattttaagaaatatatattatgaaataaaattaatttcattgattattattttattttaatatcttttaatttttgatctgaaaaatatgttaaaaaatataatgaaaaaaataaattagaaaatgtttCCATTGAAAATATCCATTATCTAGTTCAGTTGTATGAACATATAGATCACGTCTAATTcaaattcgaaaaaataaatctttaccattttgaaaaaaaatcatttatttttgaatactatatttataattgatttatcgttaaatgttttataatgtTCAACGTAGATAACAATAGGAACAAACCAATGAACGATAAGATATATTTAGATCTAtacctttttatataaatatagtatattttttatataaatttagttCTTTATAGTTTTCTACAGTTTCTGATGTGAAAAAGAAACCCCCATTTTCTTagaataagataatttttgtGCGCTATACGtgtattatcaaattatagttataatcttatttctttttgtagtGCGTTTcctttacaataaaattttaataaatccagttcttttcctgtttttataaaatgtaagttATAAGAAAGctttaaatttacattatattattttttacatacttatataaaatataattttaatatttgtataattaacaaatttattttaataattaaagcaTTACATTATGGAACATCATATCAGACCACCACAACCTTTGAGTAATAATTTGCCCAAGACTTGGTTTATTTGGAAAGaagaatttcttatttttatgagATTGCTTGGACATATGTCTCGCCCAGAAAATTACAAAgcaaatctttttaaaaattttataggaCCAATAGGactagaaataataacaaagttaACATTTAATCACccaaatgataaagaaaatttggatatactattgaaaaaaatagatgaatACCATAACCCTCCAAAAAAGATTATAGAGACacgatatacattttttaatagctTTATGAAAACCGGTgaaacaatagaaaattatatccaAACTTTAAGggtacattaaatataataaatgttttacattggtcattataaaaacaattaacaaacctttatacaaataatattaattctatgTTTATAGGAGAAAGCAAAAGATTGTAAGTTTAATGATTTAGCAGAAAGTTTAGTAATAGATGTTATCGTTCTTCATACTAATGATAAACTATTGCGTAAGAAATATTTGCAAGAAGACAATCTTAATTGTgacaaaattatagaaatttataaaaatcataaaattgcATCATTGGAAGCTAAATATACAAATCCTACAGTTCcacttaaagaaaaagataaattaactACAGTTCCCGAAAGAACACAACCTAATGTCCAACAAAAGAAATCTTGTTGGAGATGTAAAACTATTCACGAAGCAAAACAATGTCCAGCGTggaattataaatgtaaaaattgtgGTAAAATGCATCATTTTGAGGTATCTTGTCAAAATGTCTCAGCAGAAGAGAATAAACCGTGCATTAAATATATggtaagttattttttttttaactcaaaaatataaatacaaaaattatattttactataaattctatttcaatgtatatattgatattataaacttttttaatttgttattttagaataatttttctaaaaaaggaaaatcattGAACTGTAATAAAATAGTCAACAAtctatctaaataatattttataaaataaagtatttcAATACGcagtaattttaaaaaagaattttgcaattatatactaaataatatataacattttaatacgaagaatatattattacttaatataattattatgttggTTTAATCTGTATTTGAATATATGTGATAGTAAATAAAGGTATaggttatataaaaaaatattttttataatcaatatacaataattattgatatattatgcATTGTAGCAGACATTAAacaaataacattttaatcaaatataatataaagtaactTTAATATTGGTCCCTAAATAAAAGCCCTCTTTAATAAAGAGCactattaaaatgaaatggcACTATCtacatttgtattaatatgtTAAACGCATTAAATGATGTCACTGTAacaaattgaatgaaataaacatttttaaatttgaataacTGTTCgtctttcataaatttttcatttcttatttatatctgttgtcttttatatcttaaaaattgTAGTATAggataattaaacaatataacattttttatttatgatataatctataaatttaaataaataaagcaatAATTGTCTTTGGTATGAAACCTAATGGATGAGTGTAGAAACGTGTAACTTATATATGAAGTCATAGATGctaaaaaaaactaaatataaagatagaatggcttaaataaaagataatatataattagtatatGGCATTGCGCTACAATAGATTAATGTGATATGTACTATTCTTGAATATTTGATCATGCTTTTGTTTACCTCATTTAATTTgtgaaagatttatttttattgttttttcatGAACATATCAGCAAATTTTGGAATTTTAATTGGCACTAAATCCTTAAAGAAGATTCATGTTTATGATTTTAAACAGGACGGTTCCTATCaaattacaacaataataatattatcttaagTTAAAACTAGAAACATTCTTTtatgtttaaaattattaatatgtttcgCTAAacaatatgttata from Vespa velutina chromosome 18, iVesVel2.1, whole genome shotgun sequence includes these protein-coding regions:
- the LOC124955485 gene encoding cytoplasmic aconitate hydratase-like isoform X3 — protein: MTYLYKNPYKQLLKTLEDNPTLRYYDVTQLGEKYDRLPFSIRVLLESCVRNCDGFQVKTKDVEKLLDWEINQTIPEGVEIAFKPSRVILQDFTGVPAVVDFAAMRDAVKKLNGNPDKINPICPSDLVIDHSIQVDFTRSSDALKKNEDIEFERNKERFVFLKWGAKAFENMLIVPPGSGIVHQVNLEYLARVVFDSNSLLYPDSVVGTDSHTTMINGLGVLGWGVGGIEAEAVMLGQAVSMLIPKVVGYKLEGVLNQYATSTDLVLTITKNLRQVGVVGKFVEFFGSGVSQLSIADRATISNMCPEYGATVGYFAVDKESLAYLKQTNRSEEHIAKIEKYLSAVRMLRNYDDKNQDPIFSEVIYLDLNTVVSCVSGPKRPHDRVSVRDMKTDFQSCLSNKIGFKGYGLNKEKLDNVGMFEYEGKDYKLRHGSVVIAAITSCTNTSNPSVMLGAGLLARKAVEVGLTVAPYIKTSLSPGSGVVTYYLQESGVIPYLSKLGFDNVGYGCMTCIGNSGPLPEVIVNTIEKNELVCCGVLSGNRNFEGRIHPNTRANYLASPLLVIAYAIAGTVDIDFEKEPLGYKKDGTAIFLQDIWPTRKEIQNVEQKYVIPAMFKEVYEKIEKGSSSWANLVAPDGKLYPWDVNSTYIQKPPYFDKLEKEIPKLESITNARVLLNLGDSVTTDHISPAGSIARNSPAARYLSSRGLTPKEFNSYGSRRGNDSVMMRGTFANIRLLNKFIGKPGPRTIYIPTNEEMDIFDAAEKYKKDKTPLICLVGKEYGSGSSRDWAAKGPYLLGIRAIIAESYERIHRSNLVGMGIIPLQYLPGQNAESLGLTGLEKFNIILPNDCQPGQNITVTTDQGKQFEVIVRFDTEVDLTYYQHGGILNYMIRTML
- the LOC124955485 gene encoding cytoplasmic aconitate hydratase-like isoform X1 encodes the protein MDDVTEATAVMADKNPYKQLLKTLEDNPTLRYYDVTQLGEKYDRLPFSIRVLLESCVRNCDGFQVKTKDVEKLLDWEINQTIPEGVEIAFKPSRVILQDFTGVPAVVDFAAMRDAVKKLNGNPDKINPICPSDLVIDHSIQVDFTRSSDALKKNEDIEFERNKERFVFLKWGAKAFENMLIVPPGSGIVHQVNLEYLARVVFDSNSLLYPDSVVGTDSHTTMINGLGVLGWGVGGIEAEAVMLGQAVSMLIPKVVGYKLEGVLNQYATSTDLVLTITKNLRQVGVVGKFVEFFGSGVSQLSIADRATISNMCPEYGATVGYFAVDKESLAYLKQTNRSEEHIAKIEKYLSAVRMLRNYDDKNQDPIFSEVIYLDLNTVVSCVSGPKRPHDRVSVRDMKTDFQSCLSNKIGFKGYGLNKEKLDNVGMFEYEGKDYKLRHGSVVIAAITSCTNTSNPSVMLGAGLLARKAVEVGLTVAPYIKTSLSPGSGVVTYYLQESGVIPYLSKLGFDNVGYGCMTCIGNSGPLPEVIVNTIEKNELVCCGVLSGNRNFEGRIHPNTRANYLASPLLVIAYAIAGTVDIDFEKEPLGYKKDGTAIFLQDIWPTRKEIQNVEQKYVIPAMFKEVYEKIEKGSSSWANLVAPDGKLYPWDVNSTYIQKPPYFDKLEKEIPKLESITNARVLLNLGDSVTTDHISPAGSIARNSPAARYLSSRGLTPKEFNSYGSRRGNDSVMMRGTFANIRLLNKFIGKPGPRTIYIPTNEEMDIFDAAEKYKKDKTPLICLVGKEYGSGSSRDWAAKGPYLLGIRAIIAESYERIHRSNLVGMGIIPLQYLPGQNAESLGLTGLEKFNIILPNDCQPGQNITVTTDQGKQFEVIVRFDTEVDLTYYQHGGILNYMIRTML
- the LOC124955485 gene encoding cytoplasmic aconitate hydratase-like isoform X2, with amino-acid sequence MRYSSDKNPYKQLLKTLEDNPTLRYYDVTQLGEKYDRLPFSIRVLLESCVRNCDGFQVKTKDVEKLLDWEINQTIPEGVEIAFKPSRVILQDFTGVPAVVDFAAMRDAVKKLNGNPDKINPICPSDLVIDHSIQVDFTRSSDALKKNEDIEFERNKERFVFLKWGAKAFENMLIVPPGSGIVHQVNLEYLARVVFDSNSLLYPDSVVGTDSHTTMINGLGVLGWGVGGIEAEAVMLGQAVSMLIPKVVGYKLEGVLNQYATSTDLVLTITKNLRQVGVVGKFVEFFGSGVSQLSIADRATISNMCPEYGATVGYFAVDKESLAYLKQTNRSEEHIAKIEKYLSAVRMLRNYDDKNQDPIFSEVIYLDLNTVVSCVSGPKRPHDRVSVRDMKTDFQSCLSNKIGFKGYGLNKEKLDNVGMFEYEGKDYKLRHGSVVIAAITSCTNTSNPSVMLGAGLLARKAVEVGLTVAPYIKTSLSPGSGVVTYYLQESGVIPYLSKLGFDNVGYGCMTCIGNSGPLPEVIVNTIEKNELVCCGVLSGNRNFEGRIHPNTRANYLASPLLVIAYAIAGTVDIDFEKEPLGYKKDGTAIFLQDIWPTRKEIQNVEQKYVIPAMFKEVYEKIEKGSSSWANLVAPDGKLYPWDVNSTYIQKPPYFDKLEKEIPKLESITNARVLLNLGDSVTTDHISPAGSIARNSPAARYLSSRGLTPKEFNSYGSRRGNDSVMMRGTFANIRLLNKFIGKPGPRTIYIPTNEEMDIFDAAEKYKKDKTPLICLVGKEYGSGSSRDWAAKGPYLLGIRAIIAESYERIHRSNLVGMGIIPLQYLPGQNAESLGLTGLEKFNIILPNDCQPGQNITVTTDQGKQFEVIVRFDTEVDLTYYQHGGILNYMIRTML